A window from Solanum stenotomum isolate F172 chromosome 5, ASM1918654v1, whole genome shotgun sequence encodes these proteins:
- the LOC125866022 gene encoding thioredoxin-like 1-1, chloroplastic isoform X2 yields MSIGIRKAPKWWEKGLQPNMKEVTGAQDLVDTLLNAGDKLVVVDFLSPGCGGCKALHPKICQLAEMNPDVQFLHVNYEEHKSMCYSLNVHVLPFFRFYRGAEGRLCSFSCTNATIKKFKDALTKYGADCCSLEPVKGLEEKELLALAANKDLSFAYTSKTEDPVPVALQEVMVIKTSRTSSSCPNAFPPLPLPLPLPLASTSH; encoded by the exons ATGAGCATAGGTATCAGGAAAGCTCCTAAATGGTGGGAGAAAGGACTTCAACCGAATATGAAAGAGGTGACGGGTGCTCAAGACCTCGTTGACACCCTTCTAAACGCTGGGGATAAACTAGTCGTTGTCGATTTCCTTTCCCCTGGCTGTGGAGGCTGCAAAGCCCTTCATCCAAAG ATATGTCAGTTAGCAGAGATGAATCCGGATGTGCAGTTTTTGCATGTGAACTATGAGGAACACAAGTCAATGTGTTACTCGCTGAACGTACATGTTCTCCCATTTTTCCGTTTCTATAGAGGTGCTGAAGGTCGTCTTTGTAGCTTTAGCTGTACCAATGCCACG ataaaaaaattcaaagatgCATTGACAAAGTATGGTGCAGATTGTTGCAGCCTCGAACCAGTTAAAGGGCTCGAGGAGAAAGAGCTACTTGCCCTAGCAGCTAATAAGGACCTCTCTTTTGCTTACACATCAAAAACAGAAGACCCAGTACCTGTTGCCTTACAAGAAGTTATGGTGATAAAAACAAGCAGAACATCTTCATCTTGTCCAAATGCATTCCCCCCGTTACCACTTCCCCTTCCTCTTCCTCTAGCATCAACTTCGCATTAG
- the LOC125866022 gene encoding thioredoxin-like 1-1, chloroplastic isoform X1: protein MEKVLNKAVFFPSILNSSDIYHYNQHGVCVFPMKFNRRNHKSAATTAQMSIGIRKAPKWWEKGLQPNMKEVTGAQDLVDTLLNAGDKLVVVDFLSPGCGGCKALHPKICQLAEMNPDVQFLHVNYEEHKSMCYSLNVHVLPFFRFYRGAEGRLCSFSCTNATIKKFKDALTKYGADCCSLEPVKGLEEKELLALAANKDLSFAYTSKTEDPVPVALQEVMVIKTSRTSSSCPNAFPPLPLPLPLPLASTSH from the exons ATGGAGAAAGTGTTGAACAAGGCAGTATTTTTTCCATCAATTTTGAATTCTAGTGATATTTATCATTATAATCAACATGGGGTTTGTGTTTTTCCAATGAAATTCAATAGAAGAAATCACAAATCAGCAGCTACTACTGCTCag ATGAGCATAGGTATCAGGAAAGCTCCTAAATGGTGGGAGAAAGGACTTCAACCGAATATGAAAGAGGTGACGGGTGCTCAAGACCTCGTTGACACCCTTCTAAACGCTGGGGATAAACTAGTCGTTGTCGATTTCCTTTCCCCTGGCTGTGGAGGCTGCAAAGCCCTTCATCCAAAG ATATGTCAGTTAGCAGAGATGAATCCGGATGTGCAGTTTTTGCATGTGAACTATGAGGAACACAAGTCAATGTGTTACTCGCTGAACGTACATGTTCTCCCATTTTTCCGTTTCTATAGAGGTGCTGAAGGTCGTCTTTGTAGCTTTAGCTGTACCAATGCCACG ataaaaaaattcaaagatgCATTGACAAAGTATGGTGCAGATTGTTGCAGCCTCGAACCAGTTAAAGGGCTCGAGGAGAAAGAGCTACTTGCCCTAGCAGCTAATAAGGACCTCTCTTTTGCTTACACATCAAAAACAGAAGACCCAGTACCTGTTGCCTTACAAGAAGTTATGGTGATAAAAACAAGCAGAACATCTTCATCTTGTCCAAATGCATTCCCCCCGTTACCACTTCCCCTTCCTCTTCCTCTAGCATCAACTTCGCATTAG